The nucleotide sequence GCGCGACTCCCGTGGAAGTCCTTGATGTCGGTGCTCGCCAGGGCGTCCCTGACCTTGAGATCGTGGAGGTGCTTGAACCCGGTACCCTCGCCGATGACGTAGGGGTAGAACTCCACGGGCTGGTCGCCGACGCCCCAGAGGACGGCGACTTCCGGGCGCTCGCCCTGACCGGGGACAACCGGCGCGAGGTTGGACTGAAAGTCGTCGTGGATCGCCTCGAAAGCCTCGAAGTACTCGGTGCGCTGGAAGACCTGCGCCAGCTTCTCGAAGGCCTCATAGAGCGTGTAGTAACGGTAGTCGGAATGCCAGGGATAATGCTGGGCGTAAATACAGTTGCCAAAGAAGGGGCCGACGTCGCGTTCGATCGCGGCGATGTCCTCGTCGTCCCACCCGCTGAAGCGGTTCATCAGGAAATTCGGGTCGATGACGTGGATGTCGGCATCGAGGGCGTAGAACCGTTCCTGGCTGACGCTGTCCTGGTAGAGTGAGACCATCTCGCTCTTGTCGACCGAGACGCCCGGAATCGCGTCGTAGTAGTCGGTGTGATATCGGTTCGTCAGCCAGACGGCCTTCGGGGGTTCCAGGCCAAGCGCGATTCCCATGTCCGCCCAGCTGCCGTTGTTCGCGACCCAGGTCTCAGGGACTCCCTCGAAAGAGACCTCGCCGACCGGTACGAGCGAGACGGAATACGACTCGGACGGCGACTCACTGGCAGCAGGCGTGTCCGTTGCCGTGGTGTCAGTCTCCGTTGGCGTGTCTGTCGGTGTTTGGGTCGCCGTGTTTGTCGGCGTAGCACCTTCAGAAGTATCGTCGTTCGTGCCCAGACAACCGGCGAGCAGACCGCCGGCGATCGCCGCGCCACTGTACTGCAACAAACGTCGTCGAGTCGGCGTTCGGTCTCCGTCGTGTTCGGGCTGCATATGAATTAGGGCAGCCTAAAAACATAAGACACTTTCGAAAATTTTGGCTCGCCTAAAACCCGAGTGAATGATCAGTACAGACGATCACAACGGCTATCACTGTCCAATCCAGGTGACGCGAGAACGGGGAACTGCGTGGCCACTGAGCCCCCCTACCGGCTGATTCGACGAGATCGGGGCCACTGATCGATGGCTGGACGTAACTGGCATCGCTCCGCCCAGCCATAGATTGATTAGCTATCCCTTCTAATCGATCATGAGGAAGCATGAAAGCATTTGTTATGAGCGAAATCGGCGAGACGGCGATCATCGAGAAGGAGCGGCCCGAACCCGGTCCCCGGGACGCGATCCTCGAACCCACGGAAGGACTAATCTGTACCTCCGATTGCCACACGGTCCACGGTGCGATCGGCGAGCGTGAGGATCTGACACTCGGTCACGAGGTCGTCGGCGTCGTCGACGAGATCGGCAGCGAGGTCGAGCACTTCGAGGCGGGCGACCGTGTCGCCGTCGGCGCGATCACGCCCGACTGGAACTCCCTGGCCGCCCAGGACGGCCATCCTTCCCAATCGAACCAGGCACTCGGCGGGTGGAAGTTCGCCAACGTCAAGGACGGCACCTTCGCCGAGTACGTCCACATCAACGACGCCGACGGGAACATGGCGAAGATCCCCGAGGGCGTCAGCGATCACGAGGCGGCCTACGTCGCGGACATGCTTTCGACTGGCTTTGCGGGCGCAGAGCGCGGCGACATCCCGATGGGCGGGACCGTCGCCGTCTTCGCCCAGGGCCCCGTCGGCCTCATGGCGACGAAAGGGGCCGAACTGCAGGGTGCCGGCCGGATCATCGCTGTCGAGACCGTGCCCGAGCGCAAGGAACTCGCCCGCGAGTACGGCGCGACCGACGTCGTCGACTTCGGCGAGGTCGACGCCGCCGAGGAGATCATGGACCTGACCGACGGCGAGGGCGTCGACGTCGCCATCGAGGCCCTGGGAGCCGACGAGACATTCCAGGACTGTATCAAAGTCACCAAGCCCGGCGGCACGGTCTCGAACGTCGGGTATCACGGCGACGGCGAGTTCCGCCACATCCCGCGGGCGGAATGGGGCGTCGGCATGAGCGAGATCGACATCGTCAACGATCTCTGTCCGGGCGGGCGGCTGCGCATCCAGCGCCTGCTGCGCTTGCTCGATCAGGGCAAGGTCGACCCGACGAAGATGACCACCCACGAGTTCGAGTTCGACGATATTCAGGAGGCCTTCGAGATGATGGAGACGAAGGAAGACGGGATGATCAAGCCGCTGATCCACTTCTAGGCCGGTTCGACGGCCTTCGTCGTGGGGATCACCCGTCCGAGATCGTTCAATTTCGGCGTCGTGAATCACGTCACTCGGCATCGGGGAGGATGACCGACACTGTGGTTCGATCACCCCGTCGTTCGTAGCCGAGTTCGCCGCCGTAGCTTTCGACCAGCCATTTCGCCAGCCACAGCCCCAGTCCGCTGCTGTGTGAAAGCTGGGAGATGGGCCGATCGTCGAAGACCGCCGCCCGGGCGAACTCCGGGATCCCCGGGCCGTCGTCGGTGATCGTCGCAACGGCCTGCTCGCCGTCATCGTGGGCCGCGATCCGGATGGTCGAGCGTGATTCGGACCGTGGGCGCGTGACAGTCGGCGGTGTGGGATTGTGCTCAACGGCATCCTGACGAGCCTGCGAGTCAGGGGTCGTGGAACCGTGTTCCACGGCGTCCTCCGGAGCCTGCGACGGAGGGCTTGTCGAGCCATGCTCGACAGCGTTTTCGACGAGCGCGTCGAGCGCCTCGAAGAGACGGCGATCGCCAGTGACGGGGAGTGTCTCGGGGAGATCCGTCTCGAAGGCAACCGCCTCCGCTGACACGGCGTGTCGATCGACGACGTTCCGGAGTGTGCTCGCCAGGTCGACTGTGGATCGGTCGGGCGACCCGTCGCCGAGGATGTCCCTGACGCGTCCCGCCGCCGCGCTCAACTCCTCCAGATCGTCGGCGGCGGCCCGGATGCGCGTGAGGTGGGCTCGCAGATCGTCGTCCTCGATCACATCGAGAAGCGCATCCGTCGACAGCAGGATCTGTGAGAGATCGTTCCGGAGGTTGTGTCGGAGGACCCGATGGAGGACCTCGTGATGGCGCTGCTGGCGGTTTCGGTCGGTGATATCGGTGTAAATCGCCAAGCCGTGACTGCCCCCCTCGTGCTCGAAGGGGACGCCGCGGTACCGAAACTCCCGCAAGCCGTCGGCGGTCTGGCGGGTGACCGTCGCCCAGTTGGCCTCGCCATCGGCAGTCCGCTGATCGAAGGTCGCGGCCTCGCCCGTTCGGTGGGTTGGAACGATGAAGTCGTTGAGCGACTCGCCGACGATCGTCGCGCGGTCGTACCCGAAGGTTTCGACGAATCCGGGATTGACCGTCCGGACGACGGGGACGTTCTCGACCATCTCGATCTCGGCGACGGCGTCCTCCGTGAGTTCGAACAGGAGCCCGTATCGATCGGGCGCGTCGGTCATGCGCTCGGGGGCGTCGTATCATTCGTTCGGGGCACGACCGCGACCGATCCCGGGCGATCACCGGTCCGGAGCGCGCCCCGAACCGGCGTGTCGGCGGTGGGATCGGTGTCGACGGTCAGGACGCGACGATCGCCGGACACGTCGAGGGTGAACGCCTGATCGGCGGCCCCGACGTAAAACGAGGCGACCGACGCCGCCACAGCCCCGCGATCGACGACGTTGAGGACCGTGTCGGTGGCCTCGAAGATCCCCTCGTCGTTCTCGAAGCGGGCCGCGCGGGCGGCCTCCTCGCCCAGTGTCGCGATCTCGCCGGCGATGTTACCGACGATCAGCAGTGGCTGCTCGCGCCGCCGGTCGGTCTCGCGGTTGACCGCGCCGAGCGACCGGGCCCCAAGATCGAAGACGTTCGTGTCGGACTGCCAGGTGTCGAACGCATCGAGAACGAACAGCCGATCGTTCGCCAATGTCGCCGAAAGGGAGACGTCCCGATGGGCGAGCGCACCATCGAGCGTCTCACGATCGAGCCCGGGCGGCGGCGTCACCGAGACGGCGTTGCCGGTGGCGATCGCCCCGGCGACGAGCCCCGCGATCAGGTCGGCGATCGCCACATCCGAATACTGGAGGACGACCTGCCCGCCCTCGATCAGCCCGCCAGTGAGATCGTCGAGTCCGTCGAGCCCCGTCGAGATACGCGCGTGGTCCCGGTCGGTCGTGACGCCCGAAAGCGCATCGCCGACTTCCCCGAGCATCGTCGTCTGTTCGGCCCGGCTCTCCCGGATCGAAGAAATATTGCCCCGGATCGACTGTGCACGGTCGGCGACGTCTTCGGCCGTCGTGGCGATCTGTTCGCTGGAGGCGGCCAGATCGTCAGTCGCCGTCGAAACGGACTGGACATCCTGGGCGGTCCGGTCGACGGAATCCGAGACAGCCTCGAAGCGCTCGACGGCGGTCCGAACCGACGAGACCCCGGTCTCGATCTCCTCGACAGTCGTTTCCAGGGCGTCGACGGTCTCGTCCGTCGCAGTTCGCACTTCGGTCAGGCTCGTTTCGATGGCGTCGGCCTGCTCGCGTGATTCCGCGGCCAGGCCCTTGATCTCCTCGGCGACGACGGCGAACCCGTCCGCCGAGTCGTCGTCGGCGCGTGCGGCCTCGATCGAGGCGTTCAGCGCCAGCATGTTCGTCTGCTCGGCGACGTCGTCGATGCCGGCGACTGCCTCCTCGATGGCCGCGATGCGATCCTCGAGCCGGCGCACCTTCGCGGCCAGGTCCGAGCTGGTCTCCCGGACGCTCCGCACGACAGCCATCGCTTCCGTGGCAGCGTCGTGTCCCTCAGCGGCACGCTCACGAGCGTCGGAACTCTGTCGGGCAACCTCGTCTGCGGTCGCCGCGACTTCCTCGATGGTCGCACTCAGCTCCGAGACCGCCTCGACAGTGCTCGCCGCCTCCTCGGCCTGTGTGGCGGCGCTCTCGTCGATCGAGGAGAGTTGCTCGTCGACATCGGCCGACGTGGCTCGAAGCACCTCGATCGCCCCCTGGGCCGTCGCGATCGGGCGGTCGTTCGTCCGGTCCGATCCGTCGGTCGTGCTGTCCGCCGTCCCCCTCATGCAAACCCCTCGTCCAGTTCGGTTCTCGTTCCGTTCGGTTCGTCCAACTGAGACGTCGTTACAGCACACATTCGCACACTGAATCGGGACGAACCGGGAATAGTTGAAACTGCGCGGGCGCGTCAAATCTTGCCCGGCCGACCGGGGAAACTCCACAGGTCGACAGTTTCCGACCGGCCGACCGGGTCGTTCCGAAGGGCGTTTATCCCTCGCCCGGCGACCGGAAGACAATGCGCGTGACGTTTCTCGGGACGAGCGGCGCGGTGCCGACGACCGAACGCAACCCTTCGGGAGTGATGGTCCGCCGGGAGGGCGAGCGACTGCTCTTTGACTGCGGCGAGGGGACCCAACGCCAGATGATGCATTTCGGGACGGGCTTCGACGTTGCGCACATCTTCGTCTCGCACATGCACGGCGATCACGTGCTGGGCATCCCCGGCTTGTTGCAGACGATGGACTTCAACGACCGCGAGGACCCGCTGGCGATCCACGCGCCACACGGGACCCGGTCTCGGCTGGAGGAGCTTCTCTCGGCGACCGGCGATCGGCCGTCCTATCCCCTCCGAATTACCCAGAACGGCCCGGGTGACGTGGTGCTCGACGCCGAGGGCTACGAGGTCCGCACGATCGAGACCGAACACCGGACCCAGTCGCTCGGCTTCGCACTGGTCGAAGACGACCGGACGGGACGTTTCGACCGGGAAAGGGCCGAGAACGAACTCGGGATCGAGCCCGGACCGAAGTACTCGAAACTCCACGCGGGGGAGCCAGTCGAACACGACGGGCGAACGATCCAGCCCGAGGAGGTCGTCGGCCCGCCGCGGCCGGGTCGGACGGTCGTCTACAGCGGCGATACTCGCCCCGTCGAGGCGGTCCGCCGAGCCAGCGAGGACGCCGACCTGTTGATCCACGACGCGACCTTCGCCGACGACCGGGCCGAGCGCGCCCGGGGGACCGGCCACTCGACGGCGCGGGAAGCCGGATCGCTGGCAGCCGAAGCCGGCGCGAAGCGCCTCGCGCTGACGCACATCTCGACGCGATACGCCGGACAGGCCGACCGACTCGAAGCGGAGGCCCGCGAGGCGTTCGGCGACGCCGCCTTCGTCGCAAGTGACGGCCAGGCGGTCGATGTCCCGTACCCGGATGACACACGAGACGAGTGACATCCCGGACAATGTCCGAGACGGGGAGTAAGATGTTCACACGGTCTCACGGATCACAGAACAATTACACCACCGTATCCACAGACTAGGGCAATGGCAAAACAGCGGGCCGACGCCGCCGTCGCGAGGGCGCTCGGTTCGATCTCGCCGTGGGGCGTTCGCCTCGCCTGTGGTGGCGTTATCGCGGCGGCAGGACTGGCGGGCATTCTCGTCCCGCTGGTCCGTCTGTTCGCCACGCCCGGCGGTGTTTCCGGTCCGGTCGCGGGTGTGCTCGTCCCGGCCGTGTTCGGTCTTGTCGTTCTCGCCAGTGGCTACTGGCTCGGGGGGAGCGACCTCGACGGATCGCTGGCTGCTGCGGTCATGGTATGGTGGTTCCTGGGGACTGCCTTCGGTGCGTTCACGGCACTCGGCCTCGTCGGCTATCAGATGGCGGCGGGCCTCGGTGTGGCCGACGCGGCGATCGTGCTCAGCGGGATCGCCTCTATCGGCGGCGTCGGTGGCCTGCTCGTCGGTCACTACGACGCCCGGAGTCAGCGTCGCCGACGCGAACTCGAACGCGAACACGAGCGGCTCGCCGACGAACGCCAGAAGCTCGCGCTCCTCAACCGGATCGTCCGCCACGACATCGGCAACGACCTCCAGATCATCAGCGGCATGAGCAGCCACCTCGAAGCGTACGTCGATCCCGATGGCCGTGAGCATCTCGATCGGGTACAGCGAACCACGGAAGAGGCCATCCAGTTGACCGAACAGGTTCGGGCGTTCGTGGCGTCGCTCGACGAGAACGAACCTTCCGAACGCCGCCGAATCTCCCTCAAGCGCGTGCTTGACACCCAGATCGAAAACACCCGGGAAGTCTACCGGGAAGCGACAGTCACCCTTGCGGGCGAGGTTCCGGACGTCGCGATCCACGCCGACGAACTCCTCTCGACGCTCTTTCACAATCTGCTCTCGAACGCAGTCGAACACAACGACCGGGACAGTCCGTCCGTCGAACTGTCGGTCGAACGCGACGCCGAAACGGTCGCCGTCTCGGTGGCCGACGACGGCCCGGGCATCCCCACCCAGGAGCGTGAGCGCCTCCAGGCCGTCGACACCAGTCCGGATCCAGCAGGCGAGTCAGGGCTCGGGTTGTACATCGTCGGCATGCTCGTCGATCGCTACGGCGGGACGATCGCGATCGACGACCGGGAGTCCCGTGGGACGGTTGTCACGGTCAACCTGCCGATCGCCGACGGCGAATAGCACCCCTCGACATCACGCTCGGGACGCCGACGGCAAGTTGCCAGCCCCCCGACGCGAACCGACACCCGTTACTGTCATCTGTGCCGGCGTGGAATGAAACGGCATGGAGCTTTCACACGTCGCGATATGGGTGACCGACCTCGACCGATCCCTCGACTTCTACGAGGCATTGGGCTTCGAGCGGGCGTGGTCGTTCACCGCAGACGGCGTCGAGAACGTCTACGTCAGCGGTGACGGTGGCGAACTCCAGTTGCGTCACGATCCCGACCGAACGACGCCGATCGCACCGACGCGGGCCGACACCGACCACGTTGCGCTGGGTGTCGAGGACGAAGCTGCTGTCGAGGCGGCTGTCGAGCGGAGCCGCGACGCTGGCGGCTCGGTCATCGACGGCCCACACGTCGTCGAACCGGCCGACGCCTACGCCGCCTTCGTCGAAGACCCCGACGGCTACACCCTCGAGTTCGTCACATCGCTGGAGGGAGACCAATGACTGATCCGCGCCTCGCGCTCGTCTTCGACGACGGGTATCGCAGCGACTTCGACATGCTTCGACCGGCACTCGCGGACCTCGACGCCCCCATGACGCTGGCGATCGTCCCCGGGTGGCTCGGCGGCGAGGACCACATCACAGCCGACGAACTCGCGACGCTCGCCGCCGAGGGACACGAAGTCCTCTCACACGGCCGCCGTCACCGCTACCTGGGAACCCATCGGGTAACGGCGGACGCGTCGGCTGGCGACCGTCGAGTTACCCTGGACAACCACGTCTTCCCCGATGACGACCACGGCGTCTACGTCGGCGACACCTACGAGATCACCAACGGCGAAGACGCCGAAACGCTGACCCTTGCCGAGAAATTGGGCACCGACGACGAACCGATCATGGAATTCGAGACGGCGATTTCGGGCGATTACACCGCCGGCGAAGCGGTCGTCCGCCCGACGATGGCGACCATCGAGGACGAGATCGTCGGCGTCCGCGAGGAGTTCGACGACCTGGGCTTCGATCCGACGGGCTTTGTCTTCCCGTATGACGCCACTGACCCGCGAGCTTGGGACGTCGCGAGCGAGGAATACGACACCATCGCGAACGCCGGAGTCAGGTCGCTGCCGAACCCAGCAGGGACGCTTCCGACGAACTGGCGACGGTACTACCTCCAGACGAGCCATCAGACCCGGCCGGAACTCGCGGCGTACCTCGATACGCTCGCCGAGCAGGGTGGCGTGGGGATTCTCGCGGGCCACAGCGACTGGGAGTCGGTTCCCGAAGAGCGCGTGATCTGGACCGTCGAGGCCGCCCGCGAGCGCGGGATCGAAGTGACGACGCTCCACGAGGCAGCCGAGCGCTAAACGAAGCACTACCGTCTCACTGGCGGTGTTCAGATAAGCACCGAGTAAGAAGCCTGTTTTCTCTGCTAATCAGCCAAATCCTGGTGGAATGAAAGGGCGAGCCAGTTTCGAGAACCCCGACGAAGTAAGCACTGCAGGGCGCGAAGCGCCCGAAGCGCGCAGCGAGTCGCGGGACCGAAACTGGCGAGGGCTTTCAGAGTTGTCTCACTCTCGGCAGATCCTTATCTGAACACTACCGTCTCACTTCGGCGAGGTTTCAAGACCCAGGAGCGCCTATACCTCTGTAATGGCGACCCAGCAGTATCGAATCGTCTCCGCGGAGGACTCGGAGATTCACGGGGAGCCCCACATCGAGGGGAGCCGCGTCACGGTCCGAGATGTGCACGCACGCGTCGAACAGCGCGGACTCGCCCCCGAACGAGTCGCCGAGCGGTACAACCTGGACATCGCAGACGTCTACGAGGCACTCGCGTATTATCACGCCAATCCCGAGGAGATGCGACGGGTCGAGAAACGCCACGACCGAGCCGCCGCCGAGGCCAGAGAGCGGTCGTCGCTCACGCCACCCGACAGCTGACCGATGGCGTATCGGCTCATCCTCGACGAGAACGTCGAGCACGAGGTGGCCCATCGGCTCGGGAACTACGGCCACGACGTCGAGCACGTCGATTTTGTACCCGAGCTCGGGAAGGGGACTGCCGACCAGCCGATCGCGCGGTATTCACTCGACACCGATCGCGTGATCGTGACGTACGACGACGACTTCGTCCTCGAGGTGGACGAAGGCCAGTATCGGGCGGTGTTGTATTTCGACGACGCGGCGCTGTCCGTCGAGCAGGTCTCGGACATCATCCACACTGTTTCTCGGAACTACCCACAGGAAGCGTTGCAGGGCCTCGAGTACGTCGGCGAGGAATGGCTCTGAGCGACGGCCCGGTCACCTCTCACCGCGAATGGAATACGCTCCGTGGGTGAAAACCGTCTCTGTATATTTGACTCAGCCTGCCCGAGTCGCGCCCTGTGTCCCCCATGAGAGGACTGACTGTTGCAGATCGTGCGAAATCAACGTGCCTCGTTCCCGACAATCGGCATCATGAGGAATTTTAGCGCCCGCGGCGTCATGGGTTTATACTGCTGAGACACCTAGGTACCACCGTGCAACGGACGGCTGCCCTGGACGACGTGATCTTCGGCGTGGACGTCCAGAGCGGGGACGTGCGGGGGGATGCGCCCTCCTACGCGCTGGTCATCTTCGACGGCGAGAGCATCGACCGGGACGTGGTGAGCCGCCGGAAACTGCGGCGACTCATCGAGGACGAAGAGCCCGCCATCGTCGCCACGGACAACATGTACGAACTCGCCGCGGACAAGGACGCCCTCGTCCACTTCCTCCGGGAATTGCCCGACGGAACCCGGCTCGTCCAGGTGACCGGCGACGAGCAGCCCGAACCGCTCTCCAGGGTCGCCTCCCGCCACGGCGTCCCCTACGGCAAAGACCCGATGAAAGAGGCCGAGGCCGCGGCCCGACTCGCGGCGGGCAACGTCGGTTACGCGGTGTCGGCGTTCTCCGAAACGACCGAGGTGAAGGTCTCCCGCGGCCGCTCGACCGGCGGCGGTGGGGGCTGGAGCGAGGACCGCTTCACCCGACGGATTCACGGTTCGGTCAAGAAGCTCGCCCGCGAGGTCGAACGCGAACTCGAGGCCGCGAATCTCGAATACGACCGCAATGTAACCGAGAAGTACGGCGGCTTCTCGAACGCGATCTTCGAGGTCGAGGCCCCACCGGAAGACATCCCCGTCTCGCGGGAACGGTCGGGCGACACCAGGATCGAGATCGAGCGCGAGCGCTTAGAGG is from Halorhabdus sp. BNX81 and encodes:
- a CDS encoding ABC transporter substrate-binding protein, which encodes MQPEHDGDRTPTRRRLLQYSGAAIAGGLLAGCLGTNDDTSEGATPTNTATQTPTDTPTETDTTATDTPAASESPSESYSVSLVPVGEVSFEGVPETWVANNGSWADMGIALGLEPPKAVWLTNRYHTDYYDAIPGVSVDKSEMVSLYQDSVSQERFYALDADIHVIDPNFLMNRFSGWDDEDIAAIERDVGPFFGNCIYAQHYPWHSDYRYYTLYEAFEKLAQVFQRTEYFEAFEAIHDDFQSNLAPVVPGQGERPEVAVLWGVGDQPVEFYPYVIGEGTGFKHLHDLKVRDALASTDIKDFHGSRAAIDLETLLDVDPEVLLLRGYEGLSESAFEDTVVASLEEHATASALTAVDNGDVYRAGGLYQGPITNMVLTERTARHLYGVEAELFDRERVADVVNGEF
- a CDS encoding NAD(P)-dependent alcohol dehydrogenase; the protein is MKAFVMSEIGETAIIEKERPEPGPRDAILEPTEGLICTSDCHTVHGAIGEREDLTLGHEVVGVVDEIGSEVEHFEAGDRVAVGAITPDWNSLAAQDGHPSQSNQALGGWKFANVKDGTFAEYVHINDADGNMAKIPEGVSDHEAAYVADMLSTGFAGAERGDIPMGGTVAVFAQGPVGLMATKGAELQGAGRIIAVETVPERKELAREYGATDVVDFGEVDAAEEIMDLTDGEGVDVAIEALGADETFQDCIKVTKPGGTVSNVGYHGDGEFRHIPRAEWGVGMSEIDIVNDLCPGGRLRIQRLLRLLDQGKVDPTKMTTHEFEFDDIQEAFEMMETKEDGMIKPLIHF
- a CDS encoding PAS domain-containing sensor histidine kinase, with protein sequence MTDAPDRYGLLFELTEDAVAEIEMVENVPVVRTVNPGFVETFGYDRATIVGESLNDFIVPTHRTGEAATFDQRTADGEANWATVTRQTADGLREFRYRGVPFEHEGGSHGLAIYTDITDRNRQQRHHEVLHRVLRHNLRNDLSQILLSTDALLDVIEDDDLRAHLTRIRAAADDLEELSAAAGRVRDILGDGSPDRSTVDLASTLRNVVDRHAVSAEAVAFETDLPETLPVTGDRRLFEALDALVENAVEHGSTSPPSQAPEDAVEHGSTTPDSQARQDAVEHNPTPPTVTRPRSESRSTIRIAAHDDGEQAVATITDDGPGIPEFARAAVFDDRPISQLSHSSGLGLWLAKWLVESYGGELGYERRGDRTTVSVILPDAE
- a CDS encoding methyl-accepting chemotaxis protein, giving the protein MRGTADSTTDGSDRTNDRPIATAQGAIEVLRATSADVDEQLSSIDESAATQAEEAASTVEAVSELSATIEEVAATADEVARQSSDARERAAEGHDAATEAMAVVRSVRETSSDLAAKVRRLEDRIAAIEEAVAGIDDVAEQTNMLALNASIEAARADDDSADGFAVVAEEIKGLAAESREQADAIETSLTEVRTATDETVDALETTVEEIETGVSSVRTAVERFEAVSDSVDRTAQDVQSVSTATDDLAASSEQIATTAEDVADRAQSIRGNISSIRESRAEQTTMLGEVGDALSGVTTDRDHARISTGLDGLDDLTGGLIEGGQVVLQYSDVAIADLIAGLVAGAIATGNAVSVTPPPGLDRETLDGALAHRDVSLSATLANDRLFVLDAFDTWQSDTNVFDLGARSLGAVNRETDRRREQPLLIVGNIAGEIATLGEEAARAARFENDEGIFEATDTVLNVVDRGAVAASVASFYVGAADQAFTLDVSGDRRVLTVDTDPTADTPVRGALRTGDRPGSVAVVPRTNDTTPPSA
- the rnz gene encoding ribonuclease Z, whose product is MRVTFLGTSGAVPTTERNPSGVMVRREGERLLFDCGEGTQRQMMHFGTGFDVAHIFVSHMHGDHVLGIPGLLQTMDFNDREDPLAIHAPHGTRSRLEELLSATGDRPSYPLRITQNGPGDVVLDAEGYEVRTIETEHRTQSLGFALVEDDRTGRFDRERAENELGIEPGPKYSKLHAGEPVEHDGRTIQPEEVVGPPRPGRTVVYSGDTRPVEAVRRASEDADLLIHDATFADDRAERARGTGHSTAREAGSLAAEAGAKRLALTHISTRYAGQADRLEAEAREAFGDAAFVASDGQAVDVPYPDDTRDE
- a CDS encoding HAMP domain-containing sensor histidine kinase, encoding MAKQRADAAVARALGSISPWGVRLACGGVIAAAGLAGILVPLVRLFATPGGVSGPVAGVLVPAVFGLVVLASGYWLGGSDLDGSLAAAVMVWWFLGTAFGAFTALGLVGYQMAAGLGVADAAIVLSGIASIGGVGGLLVGHYDARSQRRRRELEREHERLADERQKLALLNRIVRHDIGNDLQIISGMSSHLEAYVDPDGREHLDRVQRTTEEAIQLTEQVRAFVASLDENEPSERRRISLKRVLDTQIENTREVYREATVTLAGEVPDVAIHADELLSTLFHNLLSNAVEHNDRDSPSVELSVERDAETVAVSVADDGPGIPTQERERLQAVDTSPDPAGESGLGLYIVGMLVDRYGGTIAIDDRESRGTVVTVNLPIADGE
- a CDS encoding VOC family protein, with product MELSHVAIWVTDLDRSLDFYEALGFERAWSFTADGVENVYVSGDGGELQLRHDPDRTTPIAPTRADTDHVALGVEDEAAVEAAVERSRDAGGSVIDGPHVVEPADAYAAFVEDPDGYTLEFVTSLEGDQ
- a CDS encoding polysaccharide deacetylase family protein, whose product is MTDPRLALVFDDGYRSDFDMLRPALADLDAPMTLAIVPGWLGGEDHITADELATLAAEGHEVLSHGRRHRYLGTHRVTADASAGDRRVTLDNHVFPDDDHGVYVGDTYEITNGEDAETLTLAEKLGTDDEPIMEFETAISGDYTAGEAVVRPTMATIEDEIVGVREEFDDLGFDPTGFVFPYDATDPRAWDVASEEYDTIANAGVRSLPNPAGTLPTNWRRYYLQTSHQTRPELAAYLDTLAEQGGVGILAGHSDWESVPEERVIWTVEAARERGIEVTTLHEAAER
- a CDS encoding DUF433 domain-containing protein is translated as MATQQYRIVSAEDSEIHGEPHIEGSRVTVRDVHARVEQRGLAPERVAERYNLDIADVYEALAYYHANPEEMRRVEKRHDRAAAEARERSSLTPPDS
- a CDS encoding DUF5615 family PIN-like protein, with the translated sequence MAYRLILDENVEHEVAHRLGNYGHDVEHVDFVPELGKGTADQPIARYSLDTDRVIVTYDDDFVLEVDEGQYRAVLYFDDAALSVEQVSDIIHTVSRNYPQEALQGLEYVGEEWL